A stretch of Vigna angularis cultivar LongXiaoDou No.4 chromosome 4, ASM1680809v1, whole genome shotgun sequence DNA encodes these proteins:
- the LOC108329956 gene encoding VQ motif-containing protein 9, whose amino-acid sequence MDKSCHPSAESTNTSITTTSATNTATNTNTRDQYLRHLNKLSQKISKPIIKKPTFDHPHPQPPSQPQPQPQAQPQNPNPQAQQNLQHQPPVYNINKNEFRDVVQRLTGSPAHDRISTPPPIQQPKPPSSRLQRIRPPPLPQITNRPPPLLNPNTLPRPQLPNVNSNSVSFNNFSVFARPPAPLSPLPPFPTVHAPAESPISAYMRDLQNLVGSNPKHFSGFSPLPPQLHPQQEQQQQQQSQHQAMVPSQASFPMPSSPVPFGCLNSQLASYPLLSPGLLFSPTSGQLAFPPLPLSPTVPVPSPRWRGL is encoded by the coding sequence ATGGATAAAAGCTGTCATCCCTCTGCAGAGTCTACTAATACTAGTATAACCACAACCTCTGCTACCAACACCGCCACCAACACCAACACCAGGGATCAATATCTCAGGCACCTCAACAAGCTTTCCCAAAAGATCTCCAAACCCATCATTAAAAAACCCACCTTTGATCATCCTCACCCTCAGCCACCGTCACAGCCCCAGCCTCAGCCTCAGGCCCAACCTCAAAACCCAAACCCGCAGGCCCAGCAGAACTTGCAGCATCAGCCACCTGTGTACAACATCAACAAGAACGAATTCAGGGATGTGGTTCAGAGACTCACCGGCTCGCCTGCGCACGACCGCATCTCAACGCCTCCTCCCATTCAACAGCCCAAGCCTCCCAGCTCGCGCCTCCAGCGGATTCGCCCTCCTCCCTTGCCGCAGATTACCAACCGCCCGCCTCCGCTCCTCAATCCCAACACCCTCCCCCGCCCTCAACTCCCCAACGTCAACTCTAACTCCGTCTCCTTCAACAACTTTTCCGTCTTCGCTAGACCCCCCGCGCCGTTATCTCCTCTCCCGCCCTTCCCCACAGTCCACGCGCCCGCTGAGTCCCCCATCTCCGCCTACATGCGCGATCTGCAGAATCTCGTCGGTTCAAACCCCAAACACTTCTCTGGCTTCTCCCCCTTGCCGCCCCAGCTTCACCCTCAGCAAGAACAACAGCAACAGCAGCAATCGCAGCACCAAGCCATGGTTCCTTCGCAAGCTTCGTTTCCGATGCCGTCTTCTCCTGTGCCGTTTGGGTGCTTGAATTCCCAGCTGGCGTCTTACCCTCTGCTTTCGCCGGGGCTTCTGTTTTCTCCAACTTCGGGACAGTTGGCGTTTCCGCCGCTTCCGCTTTCACCCACCGTGCCGGTTCCGAGCCCTCGATGGAGAGGGCTTTGA
- the LOC108331757 gene encoding 14-3-3-like protein, with product MAAAPTPREENVYMAKLAEQAERYEEMVEFMEKVSAAADNEELNVEERNLLSVAYKNVIGARRASWRIISSIEQKEESRGNEDHVTVIRDYRSKIESELSNICDGILKLLDSRLIPSASSGDSKVFYLKMKGDYHRYLAEFKTGAERKEAAESTLAAYKSAQDIANAELPPTHPIRLGLALNFSVFYYEILNSPDRACNLAKQAFDEAIAELDTLGEESYKDSTLIMQLLRDNLTLWTSDMQDDGADEIKEAAPKQDDQ from the exons ATGGCGGCCGCTCCTACGCCTCGCGAAGAGAACGTGTACATGGCGAAGCTCGCTGAGCAGGCCGAGCGCTACGAAGAGATGGTGGAGTTCATGGAGAAGGTGTCCGCTGCCGCAGACAACGAGGAACTCAACGTCGAAGAGAGGAATCTCCTCTCTGTAGCCTACAAGAACGTGATCGGAGCGCGCCGCGCCTCGTGGCGCATCATCTCCTCGATCGAGCAGAAGGAAGAGAGCCGCGGCAACGAGGATCACGTCACCGTCATCCGCGACTACCGATCCAAGATCGAGTCCGAGCTCTCCAACATCTGCGACGGTATTCTCAAGCTCCTCGACTCTCGCCTTATTCCCTCGGCTTCCTCCGGCGATTCTAAGGTATTCTACCTCAAGATGAAGGGCGATTACCACAGGTACCTCGCCGAGTTCAAGACCGGCGCTGAGCGCAAGGAGGCTGCCGAGAGCACTCTCGCTGCATACAAATCGGCTCAG GACATTGCAAATGCCGAACTGCCTCCAACTCATCCAATTAGGCTCGGCCTTGCTCTGAACTTCTCCGTATTTTACTATGAAATCCTTAACTCTCCTGATCGCGCCTGCAACCTTGCAAAACAG GCTTTTGATGAAGCGATTGCTGAATTGGATACACTGGGAGAGGAATCATACAAGGATAGCACTTTGATCATGCAACTGCTTCGTGATAACCTCACCCTTTGGACCTCGGACATGCAG GATGATGGagcagatgaaattaaagaagCAGCACCGAAACAGGATGATCAGTAG